A genomic region of Prionailurus bengalensis isolate Pbe53 chromosome D1, Fcat_Pben_1.1_paternal_pri, whole genome shotgun sequence contains the following coding sequences:
- the EIF4G2 gene encoding eukaryotic translation initiation factor 4 gamma 2, whose protein sequence is MALRTAAGLRHNRAWPCDSSPPLYADCASSESELYGEFQVVPDSFLPLPSPFFVFRSPSPSLPCPRRPDPEEAAAAAAAEFSVKILRCQAAKVESAIAEGGASRFSASSGGGGSRGAPQHYPKTAGNSEFLGKTPGQNAQKWIPARSTRRDDNSAANNSANEKERHDAIFRKVRGILNKLTPEKFDKLCLELLNVGVESKLILKGVILLIVDKALEEPKYSSLYAQLCLRLAEDAPNFDGPAAEGQPGQKQSTTFRRLLISKLQDEFENRTRNVDVYDKRENPLLPEEEEQRAIAKIKMLGNIKFIGELGKLDLIHESILHKCIKTLLEKKKRVQLKDMGEDLECLCQIMRTVGPRLDHERAKSLMDQYFARMCSLMLSKELPARIRFLLQDTVELREHHWVPRKAFLDNGPKTINQIRQDAVKDLGVFIPAPMAQGMRSDFFLEGPFMPPRMKMDRDPLGGLADMFGQMPGSGIGTGPGVIQDRFSPTMGRHRSNQLFNGHGGHIMPPTQSQFGEMGGKFMKSQGLSQLYHNQSQGLLSQLQGQSKDMPPRFSKKGQLNADEISLRPAQSFLMNKNQVPKLQPQITMIPPSAQPPRTQTPPLGQTPQLGLKTNPPLIQEKPAKTSKKPPPSKEELLKLTETVVTEYLNSGNANEAVSGVREMRAPKHFLPEMLSKVIILSLDRSDEDKEKASSLISLLKQEGIATSDNFMQAFLNVLDQCPKLEVDIPLVKSYLAQFAARAIISELVSISELAQPLESGTHFPLFLLCLQQLAKLQDREWLTELFQQSKVNMQKMLPEIDQNKDRMLEILEGKGLSFLFPLLKLEKELLKQIKLDPSPQTIYKWIKDNISPKLHVDKGFVNILMTSFLQYISSEVNPPSDETDSSSAPSKEQLEQEKQLLLSFKPVMQKFLHDHVDLQVSALYALQVHCYNSNFPKGMLLRFFVHFYDMEIIEEEAFLAWKEDITQEFPGKGKALFQVNQWLTWLETAEEEESEEEAD, encoded by the exons CGCCAGCAGCGAGTCGGAGCTCTATGGAG AGTTTCAAGTCGTTCCCgactccttcctcccccttccctcccccttttttgttttccgttccccttccccctcccttccctgtccccgACGACCGGATCCTGAGGAGGCAGCTGCGGCGGCAGCTGCTGAGTTCTCGGTGAAG ATTCTTCGTTGTCAAGCCGCCAAAGTGGAGAGTGCGATCGCAGAAGGGGGTGCTTCTCGTTTCAG tgcTTCTTCGGGCGGAGGAGGAAGTAGGGGTGCACCTCAGCACTATCCCAAGACTGCTGGCAACAG CGAGTTCCTGGGGAAAACCCCAGGGCAAAACGCTCAGAAATGGATTCCTGCACGAAGCACTAGACGAGATGACAACTCCGCAGCAAACAACTCCGCAAATGAAAAAGAACGACATGATGCAATCTTCAGGAAAGTAAGAGG CATACTAAATAAGCTTACTCCTGAAAAGTTTGACAAGCTATGCCTTGAGCTCCTCAATGTGGGTGTAGAGTCTAAACTCATCCTTAAAGGGGTCATACTGCTG ATTGTGGACAAAGCCCTAGAAGAGCCAAAGTATAGCTCACTGTATGCTCAGCTATGTCTGCGATTGGCAGAAGATGCACCAAACTTTGATGGCCCAGCAGCAGAGGGTCAACCAGGACAGAAGCAAAGCACA ACATTCAGACGCCTCCTAATTTCCAAATTACAAGATGAATTTGAAAACCGAACCAGAAATGTTGATG TCTATGATAAGCGTGAAAATCCCCTCCTCCccgaggaggaggaacagagagccATTGCTAAGATCAAGATGTTGGGGAACATCAAATTCATTGGAGAACTTGGAAAGCTTGATCTTATTCATGAATCTATCCTTCATAAGTGCATCAAAACA cttttggaaaagaagaagagagtcCAACTCAAAGATATGGGAGAGGATTTGGAGTGCCTCTGTCAGATAATGAGGACAGTGGGACCTAGATTAGACCATGAACGAGCCAAG TCCTTAATGGATCAGTACTTTGCCCGAATGTGCTCCTTGATGCTAAGTAAGGAATTGCCAGCGAGGATTCGTTTCCTGCTGCAG gataCCGTAGAGTTGCGAGAACACCATTGGGTTCCTCGCAAGGCTTTTCTTGACAATGGACCAAAGACGATCAATCAAATCCGTCAAGATGCAGTAAAA GATCTAGGAGTCTTTATTCCTGCTCCTATGGCTCAAGGGATGAGAAGTGACTTCTTTCTGGAGGGACCGTTCATGCCACCCAGGATGAAAATGGATAGGGACCCACTTGGAGGACTTGCTGATATGTTTGGACAAATGCCAG GTAGCGGAATTGGTACTGGTCCAGGAGTTATCCAGGATAGATTTTCACCCACCATGGGGCGTCATCGTTCTAATCAACTCTTCAATGGCCATGGGGGACACATCATGCCTCCCACACAATCGCAGTTTGGAGAGATGGGAGGCAAGTTTATGAAAAGCCAG GGGCTAAGCCAGCTCTACCATAACCAGAGTCAGGGACTCTTATCCCAGCTGCAAGGACAGTCGAAGGATATGCCACCTCGGTTTTCTAAGAAAGGACAGCTTAATGCAGATGAG ATTAGCCTGAGGCCTGCTCAGTCGTtcttaatgaataaaaatcaagTGCCAAAGCTTCAGCCCCAGATAACTATGATTCCTCCTAGTGCACAACCACCACGCACTCAAACACCACCTCTGGGACAG acacCTCAGCTTGGTCTCAAAACTAATCCTCCACTTATCCAGGAAAAGCCTGCCAAGACTAGTAAAAAGCCACCACCATCAAAGGAAGAATTACTTAAACTAACT GAAACTGTTGTGACTGAATATCTGAATAGTGGGAACGCGAATGAAGCGGTCAGTGGTGTGAGAGAGATGAGGGCTCCTAAACACTTTCTTCCTGAGATGTTAAGCAAAGTAATTATCCTGTCACTAGATAGAAGTgatgaagataaagaaaaagcaagctcTTTAATCAGTTTGCTCAAACAGGAAGGGATAGCCACCAGTGACAACTTCATGCAG GCTTTCCTGAACGTATTGGACCAGTGCCCCAAACTGGAGGTTGACATCCCCTTGGTGAAATCATATTTAGCACAGTTTGCAGCTCGTGCCATCATTTCAGAGCTGGTGAGCATTTCAGAACTAGCTCAACCACTGGAAAGTggcacccattttcctctcttcttacTTTGTCTTCAGCAATTAGCTAAATTACAAGATCGAGAATGGTTAACAGAACTTTTTCAACAAAGCAAGGTCAATATGCAGAAAATGCTCCCAG AAATTGATCAGAATAAGGACCGCATGTTGGAGATTTTGGAAGGAAAGGGACTGAGTTTCTTATTCCCACTCCTCAAATTGGAGAAGGAATTGTTGAAGCAAATAAAGTTGGATCCATCCCCTCAAACcatatataaatggattaaagataaCATCTCCCCCAAACTTCATGTAGATAAAGGATTTGTGAACATCTTAATGACTAG CTTCTTACAGTATATTTCTAGTGAAGTAAACCCACCCAGTGATGAGACAgattcttcctctgctccttccaAAGAACAGTTAGAGCAGGAAAAACAACTGCTGCTTTCTTTCAAGCCAGTAATGCAGAAATTCCTTCATGATCACGTTGATCTGCAAGTCAGTGCCCTGTATGCTCTGCAGGTGCACTGCTACAACAGCAACTTCCCCAAAG GCATGTTGCTCCGcttttttgttcacttttatGACATGGAAATTATTGAAGAAGAAGCTTTTTTGGCTTGGAAAGAAGATATAACCCAAGAATTTCCTGGGAAAGGCAAGGCTTTGTTCCAG GTGAATCAGTGGCTAACCTGGCTAGAAACTGCTGAAGAAGAAGAATCTGAGGAAGAAGCTGACTAA